From the Maioricimonas rarisocia genome, one window contains:
- a CDS encoding sulfatase family protein, protein MRFPQSLIRTLLLLLVCLGMLVDESRAADAEQPNVVVIFIDDMGYADIGPFGATDYPTPNLDRMAAEGMRFTDFVVSTAVCSASRASLLTGCYNRRVSISGALSPQATIGLNPDEVTIAEICRQKGYATACFGKWHLGHHPKFLPTNHGFDEYFGLPYSNDMWPRHADHFDLSPALAKRKKRHPPLPLIEQTNVINPDVTEEVQKQLTTLYTERAVDFIRRQGDRPFFLYVPHSMVHVPLYVSDKFLGKSGAGLYGDVVMELDWSVGEILRTLKEQGIDEETLVVFTSDNGPWLSFGDHGGSAGPLREGKGTMFEGGYREPTIMRWPARVPAGTTCTELASTIDLLPTVAALIGAELPDHPIDGKDIRPLMFGEPGATSPHEVFYCYYGGGQLQAVRDGRWKLHFPHQYRTLNGRPGGSGGSPVNYGTGKIGLELFDLHNDLGETTNVADQYPEVVQRLQQAAEQAREDLGDRLTKRQGQGVRPVGRLEPGDQRLRW, encoded by the coding sequence TTCCCTCAGTCACTCATCCGGACTCTGCTGCTTCTGCTCGTCTGCCTCGGCATGTTGGTGGATGAGTCTCGGGCAGCTGACGCTGAACAGCCCAACGTCGTCGTGATCTTCATCGATGACATGGGCTATGCCGACATCGGTCCGTTCGGTGCGACGGACTATCCGACGCCGAACCTTGACCGGATGGCCGCGGAGGGAATGCGGTTTACGGACTTCGTCGTCTCGACAGCGGTCTGCTCGGCCTCACGGGCGTCGCTGCTGACCGGCTGCTACAACCGGCGGGTCAGCATCTCCGGGGCCCTCAGCCCGCAGGCCACAATCGGCCTCAATCCCGATGAAGTCACCATCGCCGAGATCTGCAGGCAGAAGGGATATGCCACTGCCTGCTTCGGCAAGTGGCACCTGGGGCATCATCCGAAGTTCCTGCCGACCAACCACGGGTTCGACGAGTACTTCGGCCTGCCGTATTCCAACGATATGTGGCCGCGGCATGCGGACCATTTCGACCTGAGCCCGGCCCTGGCGAAGCGGAAGAAGCGTCACCCGCCTTTGCCGCTGATCGAACAGACGAACGTCATCAATCCCGACGTCACCGAAGAGGTTCAGAAGCAGCTCACCACGCTGTACACCGAGCGGGCCGTCGATTTCATCCGCCGGCAGGGGGACAGGCCGTTCTTCCTGTACGTGCCGCACAGCATGGTGCACGTGCCGCTCTACGTTTCCGACAAGTTCCTCGGCAAGAGCGGGGCGGGACTGTACGGCGACGTGGTGATGGAGCTGGACTGGTCGGTCGGCGAGATCCTCAGGACCCTGAAAGAGCAGGGGATCGACGAAGAGACTCTGGTCGTCTTCACCTCCGACAATGGTCCCTGGCTGAGCTTCGGCGACCACGGCGGATCGGCCGGACCTCTGCGGGAAGGGAAGGGGACGATGTTCGAGGGAGGCTACCGGGAACCGACCATCATGCGGTGGCCGGCACGAGTTCCCGCCGGCACCACCTGCACCGAGCTGGCATCGACGATCGACCTGTTGCCGACGGTGGCCGCTCTTATCGGAGCCGAGCTTCCCGATCACCCCATCGACGGGAAGGACATCCGCCCCCTGATGTTCGGCGAGCCGGGGGCAACGTCGCCGCATGAGGTGTTCTACTGCTACTACGGCGGAGGACAGTTGCAGGCAGTTCGGGACGGGCGGTGGAAGCTGCATTTTCCGCACCAGTACCGGACCCTCAACGGCCGCCCCGGCGGGTCGGGCGGCAGCCCGGTCAACTACGGCACCGGTAAGATCGGGCTGGAACTGTTCGACCTGCACAACGATCTGGGCGAGACGACCAATGTCGCCGACCAGTACCCCGAAGTCGTCCAGCGTCTGCAGCAGGCGGCCGAGCAGGCCCGCGAGGATCTGGGGGACCGGCTGACGAAACGCCAGGGGCAGGGTGTACGCCCGGTCGGTCGTCTGGAGCCGGGCGATCAGCGCCTCAGGTGGTAA
- a CDS encoding DUF1501 domain-containing protein, whose protein sequence is MLQQTAHGFGAAALTALMLEESRGATATTDRSPLAPQEPHYEPRARNVIFLYMDGGPSQVDTFDPKPLLQAENGQPFKMKIQPTQFDNIGNTLGSPWKFRHYGESGLPVSDLFPAVAESADDLCVIRSMTSNFSEHTNANYFLHTGHGLQGRPSMGAWTTYGLGSECQNLPGYVVLNGGLIPPGGLECFGSGFLPATYQGSVFKNGSTPVADVVPREAIPEAQRRKLDLMRSLDQQILEQSGSDDAIESAIANYELAFRMQTAVPDLMDISAETKATQEMYGLSHDWKGTRSFGHSCLIARRLVERGVRFIQLTCPGGSGDRWDQHSNLRDGHEKNARSVDQPIAGLLRDLKSRGLLEHTLVIWTGEFGRTPFAQGNNGRDHNPFGFSLWMAGGGVRGGTTYGSTDEYGYHAIENRLEIHDLHATMLHLLGINHEQLTVRFSGRDMRLTDVHGRIVHDIIA, encoded by the coding sequence ATGCTTCAGCAGACCGCGCACGGTTTCGGTGCCGCGGCACTGACCGCCCTGATGCTGGAGGAGTCCCGTGGCGCTACGGCAACGACCGACCGTTCGCCGCTGGCCCCGCAGGAGCCTCATTACGAGCCCCGCGCCCGGAACGTGATCTTTCTGTACATGGATGGTGGCCCGTCACAGGTCGACACGTTCGACCCCAAGCCACTGCTGCAGGCGGAGAACGGCCAGCCGTTCAAGATGAAGATCCAGCCGACGCAGTTCGACAACATCGGAAACACGCTCGGCTCGCCGTGGAAGTTCCGCCACTATGGCGAGAGCGGTTTGCCGGTGAGCGATCTGTTCCCGGCCGTGGCCGAATCGGCCGACGATCTGTGCGTCATTCGCTCAATGACGTCGAACTTTTCCGAGCACACGAACGCGAACTACTTCCTGCACACTGGTCACGGACTGCAGGGCCGCCCCAGCATGGGGGCCTGGACGACATACGGTCTGGGGAGTGAATGCCAGAACCTGCCCGGGTACGTGGTCCTCAACGGCGGACTGATCCCGCCGGGAGGGCTGGAGTGCTTCGGCAGCGGATTCCTTCCCGCCACGTACCAGGGTTCGGTCTTCAAGAACGGTTCCACTCCCGTTGCGGATGTCGTCCCGCGCGAAGCGATTCCCGAAGCCCAGCGGCGGAAGCTGGACCTGATGCGGTCCCTCGACCAGCAGATTCTCGAGCAGAGTGGTTCGGATGACGCGATCGAATCGGCGATCGCCAACTACGAACTCGCCTTCCGTATGCAGACAGCCGTCCCGGACCTGATGGACATCTCTGCCGAAACAAAGGCGACGCAGGAGATGTACGGCCTCTCGCACGACTGGAAGGGGACGCGATCGTTTGGTCATTCCTGCCTGATTGCCCGCCGGCTCGTCGAGCGGGGCGTGCGGTTCATCCAGCTGACCTGCCCGGGAGGCAGCGGCGATCGCTGGGACCAGCATTCGAACCTGCGGGACGGACACGAGAAGAACGCCCGCTCGGTCGATCAGCCGATTGCCGGCCTGCTTCGCGACCTGAAGTCCCGCGGACTGCTCGAACACACGCTCGTCATCTGGACCGGTGAATTCGGGCGAACTCCCTTCGCTCAGGGGAACAACGGTCGCGACCACAATCCGTTCGGCTTCTCACTCTGGATGGCGGGCGGAGGCGTTCGCGGCGGAACGACCTACGGCTCCACCGACGAGTACGGCTACCACGCCATCGAGAATCGACTGGAGATTCACGACCTGCACGCGACAATGCTGCATCTGCTCGGCATCAATCACGAGCAGCTGACGGTCCGGTTTTCGGGTCGGGACATGCGGCTGACCGACGTCCACGGCCGGATCGTGCATGACATCATTGCGTGA
- a CDS encoding 3-keto-disaccharide hydrolase codes for MTDWLWTCVWRREVILVLPVLLAGCGGETAENAAEAPASEVATPAQEAGPQTLTLADFDPFQAEESTWREEEGMLICSGTPKGYIHTRETYGNYVWEAEYRFAPVEDEEKRPLANTGFMIHIQEPQKVWPASLEVQGRWDEMASIKSNGGIPDLTIDDDPEARESARKPVGEWNHIRIESRDGALTSWLNGEKICESQPGELTSGQIGLQSEGFEVHFRNVTIEPVE; via the coding sequence GTGACTGACTGGCTCTGGACGTGCGTGTGGCGGCGAGAGGTGATTCTGGTACTTCCCGTTCTGCTCGCCGGTTGTGGCGGCGAAACGGCAGAAAACGCTGCAGAGGCACCGGCATCCGAAGTTGCGACCCCGGCACAGGAGGCCGGTCCGCAGACGCTCACGCTGGCCGACTTCGATCCGTTCCAGGCCGAAGAGTCCACCTGGCGTGAAGAAGAGGGCATGCTGATCTGCAGCGGGACGCCGAAGGGCTACATCCACACCCGCGAAACGTACGGCAATTACGTCTGGGAGGCGGAGTACCGATTCGCTCCGGTGGAGGACGAAGAGAAGCGCCCGCTGGCCAACACCGGTTTCATGATTCACATCCAGGAGCCGCAGAAGGTCTGGCCGGCCTCGCTTGAAGTCCAGGGACGATGGGACGAGATGGCGTCGATCAAGTCGAACGGCGGAATCCCGGATCTGACGATCGACGATGATCCTGAGGCCCGCGAGTCGGCTCGCAAGCCGGTCGGCGAATGGAACCACATCCGCATCGAGTCTCGCGACGGGGCGCTGACCTCCTGGCTGAACGGCGAGAAGATCTGCGAATCGCAGCCGGGCGAACTGACGTCGGGGCAGATCGGCCTGCAGTCGGAAGGCTTCGAGGTGCATTTTCGCAATGTGACGATCGAGCCAGTGGAGTGA